The proteins below come from a single Vicinamibacteria bacterium genomic window:
- a CDS encoding helicase-related protein, with translation MIIDEAHALKHGFDPKGSNRNRVLGMALGHPVASSDEYPWYQRRVRRVLLLSATPFEYDYRDVFNQLDVLGFGDAKLQDADGGNPISVRRLDDPECEEEEKREVLKRMLLRRVGYLKIADQKYSKNMYRREWRAGGYDAPSSPMRLEDPKQRLVVGLIQKKVAEALRDKRFNNHFQIGMLSSFESFLETVGHRKRLARQNVDGNHDGERRHFEGEQEASVDERRGADTFSLATVVDSYSKEFGEPLPHPKLDATARSLASAFDTGDKALVFVRRVATVTELKKKLDTIFDDWIYSKMVAALPELKEPIDGLFSRYRQERERASTGPKEDSSHEEVDQVEEDLRHAVVDDEGGNDTFFAWFFRGEGPGRVLSGAAFQKNRLSSMASVYSTLFEDDYVAWLLGQPSDPLEQLANMLARSPADLQAELKQLAYNYFRSRSQQKSGYPRFYVVEAYQAAALQLLRDRDGDLGPRASVVLQERFPLVVDGRADAPERFPPPSDGIGIVTFFTELVKTPNLRRAIWPEDEAGEFRERFRNRERRRELISAMSRLGASYIDLYLTAIRRLGSFGTRKEMDAEQPERVLTEDFIELLTRQSTTPGFHAFRELSGAAAAFETLLSVNFPDAHHVPLAELPEMFGRSLQHQVPVGRMSGGVNKRLVQQFRMPGFPLTLVTTDVLQEGEDLHTFCRRVIHYGITWTPSAMEQRTGRIDRIGSLVQRHLDGRAHAPGDDELIQVYYPHLRDTVEVLQVRRVLVRLNKFLRMIHRSENLSDTDESRIDIAQEAIRRLEEVPRIEGLLESAFPVHPPWLCGTALACDIQRLDITALERHLGELWSSLVETWDLAVESTGNPRRLAGTVALSSGRCIRADERSTPSVERRQPFTLELRSLIAGDATLLECTSPVGQIDLDDPDESDHLYELQQRLGAVRICAVHDFIRRKYEVSVKGDRVFHLDTTCYAEIERLVLRTVETADLIESEMLDRDSEPEAWLRGTEERADAEA, from the coding sequence TTGATCATCGATGAGGCGCACGCCCTCAAACACGGCTTCGACCCCAAGGGGAGCAACCGAAACCGCGTCCTCGGCATGGCGCTGGGACATCCTGTTGCAAGCAGCGACGAGTACCCCTGGTACCAGAGGCGTGTCCGTCGGGTGTTGCTGCTGTCGGCGACCCCGTTCGAGTACGACTACCGAGACGTCTTCAACCAGCTCGACGTTCTTGGCTTCGGCGACGCGAAGCTTCAGGACGCCGATGGCGGCAACCCCATTTCGGTGCGACGGTTGGACGACCCCGAGTGCGAGGAGGAAGAAAAACGAGAAGTGCTGAAGCGAATGCTCCTCCGGCGCGTCGGGTATTTGAAGATCGCCGACCAGAAGTACAGCAAGAACATGTATCGACGGGAGTGGCGCGCCGGTGGATACGACGCCCCTTCGAGCCCCATGCGGCTCGAAGACCCGAAGCAACGTCTCGTGGTGGGTCTCATTCAAAAGAAGGTCGCGGAAGCGCTTCGTGACAAACGTTTCAACAATCACTTCCAGATCGGCATGCTCTCGTCGTTCGAGAGCTTCCTCGAGACTGTCGGACACCGGAAGCGTTTGGCGCGACAGAATGTCGACGGCAACCACGATGGAGAACGCAGGCACTTCGAGGGAGAGCAAGAGGCATCGGTTGATGAGAGAAGGGGAGCCGATACGTTCTCCCTCGCGACGGTTGTGGACTCGTACAGCAAAGAGTTCGGCGAGCCGCTTCCTCATCCGAAGCTCGACGCCACGGCGCGGTCTCTTGCGTCGGCTTTCGATACAGGGGACAAGGCGCTGGTATTCGTGCGTCGGGTGGCGACCGTAACCGAGTTGAAGAAGAAGCTGGACACCATCTTCGACGACTGGATCTACTCGAAGATGGTTGCCGCGCTCCCGGAACTGAAGGAACCAATCGACGGGTTGTTTAGCCGGTATCGACAAGAGCGCGAGCGAGCTTCGACGGGACCCAAGGAGGATAGCAGCCACGAAGAGGTCGACCAGGTCGAGGAGGACCTGCGCCACGCGGTCGTGGATGACGAGGGCGGGAATGACACGTTCTTCGCGTGGTTCTTCCGCGGGGAAGGGCCCGGACGCGTGCTCTCCGGTGCTGCGTTTCAGAAGAACCGTCTCTCGTCGATGGCATCCGTCTACTCGACACTGTTCGAGGACGACTATGTGGCGTGGCTCCTGGGGCAACCTTCGGACCCGCTCGAACAGCTCGCGAACATGCTAGCCCGGTCGCCAGCCGACCTGCAGGCCGAGCTGAAGCAGCTTGCGTACAACTATTTCCGGTCGCGCTCCCAGCAAAAATCAGGTTACCCGCGCTTCTATGTGGTCGAGGCCTACCAGGCCGCCGCCCTGCAGTTGCTTCGAGATCGTGACGGGGATCTCGGGCCGCGTGCGTCGGTCGTCCTGCAGGAACGATTTCCTCTCGTCGTGGACGGTAGGGCGGATGCACCGGAGCGGTTCCCACCCCCGTCGGACGGCATCGGTATCGTGACGTTCTTCACGGAGCTCGTCAAAACCCCGAATCTGCGGCGAGCCATCTGGCCTGAAGACGAGGCAGGGGAGTTCCGAGAGCGATTCCGGAACCGCGAGCGCCGCCGGGAGCTCATCAGTGCGATGAGCAGGCTCGGCGCTTCCTACATCGACCTCTATCTCACGGCTATCCGGCGACTCGGATCCTTCGGCACGCGCAAGGAAATGGACGCGGAACAACCTGAGCGCGTGCTCACCGAGGATTTCATCGAGCTACTTACCCGTCAGTCGACGACACCAGGCTTCCACGCGTTTCGAGAGCTCTCCGGCGCCGCGGCCGCTTTTGAAACACTGCTGTCCGTCAATTTTCCCGACGCCCACCACGTGCCGCTCGCGGAGCTCCCGGAGATGTTCGGGAGATCGCTCCAACACCAAGTCCCCGTAGGGCGCATGTCCGGAGGCGTCAACAAACGCCTGGTGCAGCAGTTCCGAATGCCCGGGTTCCCGCTGACCCTTGTCACCACCGATGTGCTTCAGGAAGGAGAAGACCTGCACACGTTCTGCCGGCGCGTCATTCATTACGGGATCACGTGGACGCCGTCGGCGATGGAGCAACGTACCGGACGCATCGATCGCATCGGAAGCCTTGTACAGCGCCATCTGGATGGTCGGGCGCATGCACCCGGAGACGATGAGCTGATCCAGGTTTATTACCCACATCTCCGTGACACTGTCGAAGTCTTGCAGGTCAGACGGGTCCTGGTACGCCTCAACAAGTTCCTTCGAATGATCCACCGCTCCGAGAACCTCTCGGATACGGACGAGAGCCGGATCGATATCGCGCAAGAGGCCATTAGGCGGCTCGAAGAGGTACCGCGAATCGAGGGTCTCCTCGAGTCCGCGTTTCCGGTACACCCGCCCTGGCTGTGCGGCACCGCACTGGCATGCGACATTCAGCGTCTAGACATCACGGCTTTGGAGCGACATCTGGGCGAGCTTTGGAGCTCGCTAGTTGAGACCTGGGACCTAGCCGTTGAGAGCACCGGGAACCCACGAAGGTTGGCGGGGACGGTCGCCCTTAGCTCGGGACGATGCATCCGTGCTGACGAGCGATCGACGCCTTCGGTCGAGCGACGCCAACCGTTCACACTCGAGCTCCGATCGCTCATCGCCGGCGATGCGACCTTGCTCGAGTGCACGAGTCCCGTGGGTCAGATCGACCTCGACGACCCCGACGAGAGCGACCATCTGTATGAGCTCCAACAAAGGCTCGGCGCCGTGAGGATCTGCGCGGTGCACGACTTTATAAGGCGAAAGTACGAAGTCTCCGTCAAAGGCGACCGGGTGTTTCATCTCGATACGACTTGTTACGCGGAGATCGAGCGTCTGGTCCTCCGAACCGTCGAGACAGCGGACCTCATCGAATCGGAAATGCTGGACCGAGACTCGGAGCCGGAAGCTTGGCTACGGGGGACGGAGGAGAGAGCCGATGCTGAGGCTTGA
- a CDS encoding transglutaminase domain-containing protein — protein MKRVATSVLFGAAGASVAVNLRTAPAWLFVLVAAASIFWRSRTPAPGTVRACQRLLYLLLIGIAILGWIQVTYPILSAQEVDTWALRLAYPVGALGSLFLLTARTVFVWTGVIPAAVGMLVTASFDANTRTLGFLAAAGLAGFSYLAADVWSLSGERRLTRSVLVGGFGLLSAAIATVIVLILPWTQGKVEETMLTIYAPTGDGIEGQHQTRLGDLQRLKLSEKIVMRVWSERPQKLRSRVFTHIDGAYWRRDLASIRTLAPSMPQTIGLPERQFLATLPGKDFVPTPERLEGQRLIRTKVVRVDGGGLATPGGSALVHAPVDEVRIDGAGVLFQPPSTRVRLYGVLHELNHQRAQDGPLQPEERERALQVPENLDPRIPELAKVVTDGAATTEKAVERVVAHLRESYEYSLEVGEIDRQNPLVDFLFNKKRGWCEFFAGAAALMLRTEDIPTRYVEGFNVIGSQRKDDYYIVREWDRHAWIEAYIDGKGWLEYDPTPAAEYESLHAGLDSGPLADAIEWIRAHGASLYAEIRHVEWRGLLGPLAWLAGFFVAGYGALHLARLWSPRRRVTRRGTSAPLTGLEPLIQELDRRARALGSPRTKTKAPLEYWATVSENVPVELRNIGLRIVERFYHARYGGALVPPEEIRLLERELNSLGSRAPSSADV, from the coding sequence ATGAAGCGCGTGGCCACGAGTGTCTTGTTTGGTGCCGCCGGTGCGTCCGTTGCCGTCAACCTCCGCACGGCGCCGGCCTGGCTCTTCGTCCTGGTGGCGGCGGCTTCTATCTTCTGGAGATCCCGTACCCCTGCTCCGGGTACCGTTCGGGCGTGTCAGCGCCTTCTCTATCTCCTTCTCATCGGGATCGCCATCCTGGGCTGGATCCAGGTGACGTACCCCATCCTGAGCGCCCAGGAGGTCGACACCTGGGCCCTTCGCCTCGCGTATCCCGTGGGCGCCCTGGGGAGTCTCTTCCTTTTGACGGCACGCACTGTGTTTGTCTGGACGGGCGTCATCCCCGCTGCGGTCGGTATGCTCGTCACTGCGAGCTTCGACGCCAATACGCGAACGCTCGGGTTTCTCGCGGCTGCCGGACTGGCGGGATTTAGCTATCTCGCTGCCGACGTTTGGAGCCTCTCGGGTGAGCGGAGGCTCACACGGTCGGTTCTCGTCGGTGGGTTCGGTCTTCTTTCTGCCGCGATCGCCACCGTCATCGTTCTCATCCTCCCCTGGACTCAGGGAAAGGTTGAGGAAACGATGCTGACGATCTACGCGCCAACGGGCGACGGCATCGAGGGGCAGCACCAGACACGCCTCGGCGATCTTCAGCGCTTGAAGCTCTCGGAGAAGATCGTGATGAGGGTGTGGAGCGAGCGGCCACAGAAATTGAGAAGCCGCGTCTTCACGCACATCGATGGCGCTTACTGGCGTCGGGATCTGGCGTCGATCCGCACCCTCGCGCCTTCGATGCCACAGACGATTGGATTGCCGGAACGGCAGTTCCTCGCAACACTTCCAGGAAAGGATTTCGTTCCGACACCAGAACGTCTGGAAGGCCAGCGCCTGATTCGAACGAAGGTGGTTCGGGTGGACGGGGGTGGTCTTGCAACGCCGGGTGGATCGGCGCTGGTCCACGCACCGGTCGATGAGGTGCGAATCGATGGTGCCGGGGTTTTGTTTCAGCCGCCAAGCACCCGCGTTCGTTTATACGGCGTTCTCCACGAGCTCAATCACCAAAGGGCACAAGACGGGCCGCTGCAGCCGGAGGAACGTGAACGCGCTCTCCAAGTTCCCGAGAATCTCGACCCGCGGATTCCCGAGCTCGCCAAGGTCGTCACCGACGGAGCTGCGACGACCGAGAAGGCGGTCGAGCGGGTCGTCGCCCATCTTCGGGAGAGCTACGAGTACTCTCTCGAGGTTGGGGAGATTGACCGGCAAAACCCACTCGTGGACTTCCTCTTCAACAAGAAGCGCGGATGGTGTGAGTTTTTTGCCGGTGCAGCCGCCCTGATGCTTCGCACGGAGGACATTCCGACACGGTATGTTGAGGGCTTCAACGTGATCGGGAGCCAGCGCAAAGACGACTATTACATCGTGCGCGAATGGGATCGGCACGCATGGATCGAGGCCTACATCGACGGAAAGGGTTGGCTCGAGTACGACCCGACCCCGGCCGCTGAGTACGAAAGCCTCCATGCCGGTCTGGATTCCGGGCCACTCGCCGATGCGATCGAGTGGATACGGGCCCATGGCGCGAGCCTCTATGCCGAGATCCGCCACGTCGAGTGGCGGGGGCTTTTGGGGCCGCTCGCGTGGCTCGCCGGATTCTTCGTGGCGGGATACGGTGCCTTGCACCTTGCGCGACTCTGGAGCCCACGGCGGAGGGTGACGCGTCGCGGGACGAGCGCGCCTTTGACAGGTCTCGAACCTCTCATCCAGGAGTTGGATCGCCGGGCGAGAGCGCTCGGATCTCCCCGAACGAAGACGAAAGCTCCGCTGGAGTACTGGGCTACCGTCTCGGAGAATGTGCCGGTGGAGCTTCGAAATATCGGGCTCCGAATCGTCGAGCGTTTCTATCACGCTCGGTATGGCGGTGCTCTCGTCCCGCCCGAGGAGATACGTCTGCTCGAGAGAGAGCTCAACTCACTCGGGTCTCGAGCTCCGAGCTCGGCGGACGTGTAG